One stretch of Desulfatirhabdium butyrativorans DSM 18734 DNA includes these proteins:
- the ftsH gene encoding ATP-dependent zinc metalloprotease FtsH, with the protein MEKHHKFSIGYILLAVWGVLILQNMLTSALSIQTIPYSEFIRLLKQNKITEIAISANQIQGKKLMDDGKTELFRTVRVDPDLSNMLEQYHVTFKGEVESTLLRDLLSWFMPILIFFGIWYVIFRKMQGAQAGFMMLGKNKAKIYMENELDVRFDDVAGVDEAKAELVEIVEFLKQPERYTRIGGKMPKGILLVGPPGSGKTLLAKAVAGESKVPFFSMSGSEFVEMFVGLGAARVRDLFVQAKEKAPCIIFIDELDALGKARGFGAMGGHDEREQTLNQLLVEMDGFDSRVGVILMAATNRPEILDPALLRPGRFDRQVLVDRPDKKGREDILRVHLKKTPVEPDVDVEKIAAMTSGMVGADLENLINEATLLAARKDKETVGMAEFTEAVERIIAGLEKKNRLINPDEKKIVAYHELGHALVAMALPGTDPVQKITIIPRGIAALGYTMQVPTEDRFLMRQSELLNKIATLLGGRAAESIIFEEISTGAHNDLARATDIARSMVREYGMSPKMGQVYFAKGQRSPFLGVAPEGPNEYSEATAQLIDDEIRAIIAAQYEKATELLRQRKPVLDKAAQLLLEKETIEGEELEALIQSAS; encoded by the coding sequence ATGGAAAAACACCACAAATTCTCGATCGGGTATATTCTGCTGGCAGTATGGGGGGTACTCATCCTGCAGAATATGCTCACCTCCGCCTTGTCCATCCAGACCATACCTTACAGCGAATTCATTCGATTGCTCAAACAGAACAAGATCACCGAAATCGCCATCAGCGCCAACCAGATTCAGGGGAAAAAGCTGATGGACGACGGGAAAACAGAATTGTTTCGAACGGTTCGGGTCGACCCCGATCTTTCGAACATGCTCGAACAATACCACGTCACCTTCAAGGGAGAGGTCGAATCCACCCTGTTGCGGGACTTGCTATCCTGGTTCATGCCCATCCTCATTTTTTTCGGCATCTGGTACGTGATTTTCCGAAAAATGCAGGGGGCTCAGGCCGGTTTCATGATGCTGGGCAAGAACAAGGCCAAAATCTACATGGAAAACGAACTGGATGTCCGCTTCGATGACGTGGCGGGCGTCGATGAGGCGAAAGCCGAACTGGTTGAAATCGTGGAATTTCTCAAACAACCGGAACGGTATACCCGAATCGGCGGCAAAATGCCCAAGGGGATTCTGCTCGTCGGCCCGCCCGGATCCGGTAAAACGCTTCTGGCAAAGGCCGTGGCCGGTGAGAGCAAGGTTCCCTTCTTTTCGATGAGCGGCAGCGAATTCGTGGAAATGTTCGTGGGGCTTGGCGCCGCGAGGGTTCGTGATCTGTTCGTTCAGGCCAAGGAAAAGGCGCCCTGCATCATTTTCATCGACGAGCTCGATGCGCTGGGCAAGGCCCGCGGCTTTGGCGCCATGGGCGGGCATGATGAGCGGGAGCAAACCCTGAACCAGTTGCTGGTCGAAATGGACGGTTTCGATTCTCGGGTCGGGGTCATTCTGATGGCGGCCACCAACCGCCCCGAAATCCTGGATCCGGCGCTTCTCAGACCCGGCAGATTCGACCGGCAGGTCCTGGTGGACCGGCCCGACAAGAAGGGGCGTGAGGATATTCTCCGGGTGCATCTCAAGAAAACCCCTGTGGAGCCGGATGTGGATGTGGAAAAGATAGCGGCCATGACATCGGGCATGGTGGGCGCGGATCTGGAGAACCTGATCAACGAGGCCACCCTGCTCGCGGCCAGAAAAGACAAGGAAACCGTCGGCATGGCGGAATTCACCGAAGCCGTCGAACGGATCATCGCCGGGCTCGAAAAGAAGAACCGCCTGATCAATCCGGACGAGAAAAAGATTGTCGCCTATCATGAACTCGGGCATGCCCTGGTGGCCATGGCGCTTCCGGGAACCGATCCCGTCCAGAAAATCACCATCATTCCGAGAGGCATTGCGGCCCTCGGCTATACCATGCAGGTGCCGACCGAGGATCGCTTTCTGATGAGGCAATCGGAGCTCCTGAACAAGATCGCCACCCTTCTTGGCGGCCGGGCGGCCGAATCCATCATTTTCGAAGAAATTTCCACAGGCGCTCACAACGACTTGGCCAGGGCAACCGACATTGCACGCAGCATGGTTCGGGAATACGGCATGAGCCCGAAAATGGGGCAGGTCTATTTCGCCAAGGGTCAGCGCTCCCCGTTTCTGGGTGTGGCGCCTGAAGGCCCCAACGAATACAGCGAGGCAACGGCCCAGTTGATCGACGACGAAATACGCGCCATCATTGCGGCCCAGTATGAAAAGGCAACGGAGCTTCTGCGCCAACGGAAGCCGGTGCTCGACAAAGCCGCCCAGCTTCTGCTGGAAAAGGAAACCATCGAAGGAGAAGAGCTTGAGGCGTTGATTCAATCCGCATCCTGA
- a CDS encoding NAD-dependent epimerase, with protein MTTGSNWVFHRVLVTGAAGFIGFHLSNRLLQAGLPVIGIDNLNDYYDPKLKEDRLKRLSKDQRFSFHRVDLTDEKAIDGVFASEKPDVVVNLAAQAGVRYSLTNPRAYVDTNLVGFLNVLEGCRHRGVKHLVFASSSSVYGANTFMPFSVHHNVDHPVSLYAATKKANELMAHTYSHLYRLPCTGLRFFTVYGPWGRPDMALFLFTRAILNDEPIRVFNHGNMQRDFTYIDDIVEGVVRIMGRLPEPNAEWDSDHPDPGTSKAPYRIYNIGNNQPVTLSHFIETIEACLGKTARKIYMDLQPGDVPATYADVDDLMRDAGFRPATPLQTGIARFVEWYREYYSA; from the coding sequence ATGACGACAGGTTCGAACTGGGTATTTCACCGGGTGCTGGTTACCGGAGCGGCGGGATTCATCGGGTTTCATCTTTCCAACCGGCTGCTGCAGGCGGGATTGCCCGTTATCGGCATCGACAATCTGAACGATTACTACGATCCAAAGCTCAAGGAAGATCGGCTGAAACGCCTGTCCAAAGACCAGCGCTTCTCCTTTCACCGGGTGGATTTGACCGATGAGAAAGCCATCGACGGGGTGTTCGCCTCCGAAAAACCCGATGTCGTCGTCAATCTGGCGGCCCAGGCGGGCGTTCGCTATTCCCTCACCAATCCGAGGGCTTATGTCGATACCAATCTCGTCGGTTTTCTGAATGTCCTGGAAGGCTGTCGACACCGCGGCGTGAAGCATCTCGTTTTCGCATCCTCGAGCTCGGTATACGGGGCCAATACCTTCATGCCGTTTTCCGTCCATCACAACGTGGATCATCCGGTATCCCTCTATGCGGCGACGAAAAAAGCCAACGAACTGATGGCCCATACCTACAGCCACCTGTATCGTCTGCCGTGCACCGGGCTTCGATTCTTCACGGTGTACGGTCCCTGGGGGAGACCCGACATGGCCTTGTTCCTCTTCACCAGGGCCATCCTGAACGACGAGCCGATCCGGGTGTTCAACCATGGCAACATGCAGCGGGATTTCACCTATATCGACGATATCGTCGAGGGCGTTGTGCGCATCATGGGCAGGCTTCCCGAGCCAAACGCCGAGTGGGACAGTGATCATCCCGATCCGGGCACATCGAAGGCGCCCTACCGCATTTACAATATCGGCAACAATCAGCCGGTGACTTTGAGCCATTTCATTGAAACGATCGAGGCTTGCCTGGGAAAGACCGCCCGGAAAATCTACATGGATCTGCAACCGGGAGATGTGCCTGCAACCTACGCCGATGTGGATGATCTGATGCGGGATGCGGGGTTCCGGCCGGCTACACCGCTTCAGACCGGCATCGCCCGATTTGTCGAGTGGTATCGGGAGTATTATTCCGCCTGA